Sequence from the Acidobacteriota bacterium genome:
AAGGGAAAAGCGCGGTGGTGGAGGTGCCGGCGAACATCGCCAGGGCGGGGCTGATCATGCAGACGCCCATGATGGTCCCCATCTGCCGCTGCGGGAACCAGGCGCCGAAAAGCTTGGCCAGATTTCCCACCAGGAGCCCGGACGCCAGCCCCGCCAGAATGGTCATGAACAGGAAGGGCCAGAAGGAATCGGTGACGGCGCGGAAATAGCAGCCGATCACCGAGAAAAAGAAACCGACGGCCACCACCTTCTTCACGCCGAAACGGTCGGCGAGGGCCCCGCCCAGGATGCAGATGAAGAGCGACCCCGTCATCGGGCCGGCCATGAGGGCCGAGAACTGCGACGGCGAAAGGTTCAAAGCGGGCATCAGCTTGTACGCCAGGGGCGGGAGCTGAAACTGCGCATAGCTGCCGATAAAGGTGCCCAGCATGGCGATCGCGAGGATCACCCACCGGTAAGGCGACGGCCCGGACTCGTCTGCAGTGCTCATTCCTGTTCGCTCCCTTCGATCCCTGGATTCGGCCCGGACCCTTTCCCCGAAAAGAGAAGCGGCCCCGGCCCTGTTCTTCATTCCGCAGCGGTCATTGAATACGCGTTATCGGTAATTCGCCCTATGAAAGCACAAACCGGCCCGATTTGCCCGCGAAAATTCATCGGGGATGGCGCGGATTCCAGCGGGCGCCCCTGGCGGTTGGACGGCGGCGATTCGGCCGAGCCGCTTGCAGGGGTGCCTCAAAGGGCAGTGGGCCGCCTGCCCGGGCGGGGCCGGTTCCTGCCGGGCGTCGTTTGCATTGCGGAAGGCGATGATGGCTCTCGGCGGAGGTATTCGGGTTCGCGTCCGATTCCATCTCCGGCGGTGGAAATCGATGGTGGATGAAAAATGATTAAGAATAACAGCAAATAACATATAATAACCGGTCGGATGATCGTGTCTTGCGGTCTGGACGAACAAATGTAAAGGGGGCAGTTGCATGACTGAATCCACGAAAACCGGGAAGACCGGGAATCAAGTATTGAGAAGGGATTTCCTGCGCGGGAGCGGTGCGGTGATCGCCGCGGGCACCCTGGGCGTCGGCGTATCGGGCATGCCGGCGGAAGCGTCGCCGCAGGCGGCGGCGAAGCCCTACCCGAAATCCGAGGCCTATATCGTCTACGACAGCCGGGTGTGCCTGGGCTGCCAGAGCTGCATGTTCGCCTGTTCCATGACCCACGAAGGCAAGGCCAACCCTTCGCTGTCCCGCATACAGATCATCCGGGACGCTCCTTCCTTCACCAAATATCCCTACGATGTGGTCCTGTCCCCGTGCCGGCAGTGCGTGTCGCCCCTGTGCGTCCAGAACTGCCCGACAGGCGCCTGCCACGTGGATGAGGCCAACGGCAACATCCGGCGCATCGACCAGTCCAAGTGCATCGGCTGCAAACGGTGCATCCAGTCGTGCCCGCACAAGCCGCACCGCACGATATGGGATTTCACGAAAAAGAAGTCGACCAAGTGCGACCTGTGCCTGGATGCGCCCTTCTGGAGCGAAAAGGGCGGCCCCGGCGGAAAGCAGGCGTGCATCGAGACCTGCCCGGTCAAGGCGCTGAAGCTCGTGACGGAAGCGCCGGAACAGGAAGATATCGACGGGTATGAGGTGAACCTGGCGCCGCCGCCCCGCAAGATGAATTTCCCGGGAATGGGATTTCCAAAAGCGGCGCCCAAAACGGCGCCCAGGAAGGAAGGAGCATAGATATGGCGAACGGATATGCCGGGAAAATACTGAAGGTAAACCTGTCGACCAGGGAGATCTCCGCCATCGACACCGCGCGGTACGAGGAATTCGGCGGCGGCGTCGGCATGGGAGCCGCCATATTCTGGGACCTGGCCGTCGTCCCGGGCGACTGGGACCTGCAGGACGCGTTCGATCCGAGGAACGTCATCTCCCTGATGACCGGGCCCATGGCGGCGACGGGCGTGCCGGGGGGCGGCCGGACCAGCGTCTGCGCCATCGCCCCGGAAATATTCCCCACTCCGCAGTTCCACCGGACCAGCTTCGGCGGCCGATTCGCCACCATGCTGAAGCTCGCGGGGTGGGACGGCGTCGTCGTGCAGGGAAAGGCGGAGCGCCCGGTCTGGATCAACATCGTCAACGATAAGGTCACGATCGAAGACGCCGGCAGGCTGTGGGGAGTGAATACGCTGGAGACCCAGGGGGAAATCACCGGCATCGTCGGCGGCCGCACCCGGTTCGGGCAGCAGTGGTACGACATCGACGACGAAATGACGACGGCGAGGCCCCAGATCGTCTGCATCGGGCCGGTCGGGGAATCGATGTCGCGGGTCGCCGCGCTGATCCACGGCAGCGGCGTCAGCGCCCGCACCGGCGGCTTCGGCGGCGTATTCGGATCGAAGAACCTGAAAGCCGTCAGCGTGATCGGCACCGGGAGCGTGGAGGTCGCGGATCCCGCCGGGGTCGTGGACGCGCGGTTGTGGCACACGCGCAACCACTCCCGGGCCACGGCCTCCCCGGGCGCGTCCTGCTGCATGCCGTGCCTCAATCCCGACCGCAGACGGGATTCCTACTACGGCGGCGAATCGATGTGCGCGGACCAGTACTGGTACATGCCCCCGCAGCAGGGG
This genomic interval carries:
- a CDS encoding 4Fe-4S dicluster domain-containing protein, with translation MTESTKTGKTGNQVLRRDFLRGSGAVIAAGTLGVGVSGMPAEASPQAAAKPYPKSEAYIVYDSRVCLGCQSCMFACSMTHEGKANPSLSRIQIIRDAPSFTKYPYDVVLSPCRQCVSPLCVQNCPTGACHVDEANGNIRRIDQSKCIGCKRCIQSCPHKPHRTIWDFTKKKSTKCDLCLDAPFWSEKGGPGGKQACIETCPVKALKLVTEAPEQEDIDGYEVNLAPPPRKMNFPGMGFPKAAPKTAPRKEGA